A region from the Metarhizium brunneum chromosome 7, complete sequence genome encodes:
- the GSTU1 gene encoding Glutathione S-transferase U1 — protein sequence MAAPGSRPEEGAGLPGMGQFRLDIGVGIDGDADPDDDYRPSPDASSGRAPAQGQHGAAAGGQFGILAPPTMLSGAMEGHGDGARHVSFAADSHETQRKRPGKIVVDPPDLRAWREKLFNVDSMIVLTDEQFETYFPHVDNVYSHRSTQRYKRKPFVSHYWDCRMKGRPPGTPKSDDPSKKKRKRSARERDLCDVKIRITEYFPNASAYVDREAAEAVAAAGAALPAGQRFWTIQRVNGNGGNGKGDGVAGPHRHTLETSDEIKKNSVQRHVAKQEKQARQMQKGRAPLRKATGTAATLVKKHAKEHDLKLYSSCFCPFSQRVWIALEAKGLSYQYCETDPSKAPPAAPSETVPAIRHDDWSCSENAVILEYLEDVDARTPLLPSDPKLKARCRLWIDHVNFRIVPAFYDLLFSRDPPSRSESTRRLQRHIASLVIAADEQGPFFTGSALSLVDIHFAPFALRLSRILRPLKGWTDPMPGTRWNRWLDSLERNVHVKATTSLDDLYVSTVGLLAWRAQ from the exons ATGGCTGCTCCCGGCTCCCGACCCGAGGAGGGAGCGGGGCTGCCGGGCATGGGGCAATTCCGTCTTGACATCGGCGTCGGGATAGATGGTGATGCTGACCCGGACGACGACTACCGGCCCTCGCCCGACGCTTCGTCTGGGCGAGCGCCTGCTCAGGGACAgcatggcgccgccgccgggggcCAGTTTGGTATCCTGGCTCCCCCGACGATGCTGAGCGGCGCCATGGAAGGGCACGGCGATGGGGCGCGGCACGTCTCGTTTGCCGCCGACTCGCACGAGACGCAGCGGAAGAGACCTGGGAAAATCGTCGTGGATCCGCCGGATTTACGCGCCTGGAGGGAGAAGCTCTTCAACGTGGATTCCATGATTGTCCTGACGGACGAGCA ATTCGAGACGTACTTCCCCCACGTGGACAACGTCTACTCGCACCGCTCAACGCAGCGCTACAAGCGCAAGCCGTTTGTCTCGCACTACTGGGACTGCCGGATGAAGGGCCGGCCGCCGGGGACCCCAAAGTCGGACGACCcgtccaagaagaagcgcaagaGGAGCGCGCGCGAGCGGGACCTGTGCGACGTCAAGATCCGCATCACCGAGTACTTCCCCAACGCCAGCGCCTACGTCGACcgcgaggccgccgaggccgtcgccgcggctGGCGCCGCGCTGCCTGCCGGGCAGAGGTTCTGGACGATTCAGCGCGTCAATGGGAACGGCGGGAACGGCAAGGGCGACGGGGTGGCCGGTCCGCACCGGCACACGCTCGAGACAAGCGACGAGATCAAGAAGAATAGCGTGCAGCGCCATGTGGCGAAGCAGGAGAAACAAGCGAGGCAGATGCAG AAGGGCCGCGCGCCGCTGAGAAAGGCAACTGGTACGGCGGCGACGCTTGTGAAGAAGCATGCAAAAGAGCACGATCTGAAGCTCTACTCCTCCTGTTTCTG CCCCTTCTCCCAAAGGGTGTGGATAGCCCTCGAGGCCAAAGGCCTATCCTATCAATATTGCGAGACCGACCCGTCCAAGGCTCCTCCCGCCGCGCCCAGCGAGACGGTACCGGCCATACGTCACGACGACTGGTCTTGTTCCGAGAACGCCGTGATCCTCGAATAC CTCGAAGATGTAGACGCGAGGACGCCTCTCCTCCCCTCGGATCCGAAACTGAAAGCCAGATGCCGCCTCTGGATAGACCAT GTCAACTTTCGCATCGTGCCCGCTTTCTACGACCTACTGTTCTCCCGGGATCCACCATCCCGGAGCGAATCTACCCGCCGTCTCCAGAGACATATCGCTAGCCTCGTTATCGCTGCCGACGAACAGGGTCCCTTCTTTACAGGGTCGGCACTGAGCCTCGTGGATATTCACTTTGCGCCGTTTGCTTTACGTCTGTCCAGGATACTGAGGCCGCTGAAGGGCTGGACGGACCCCATGCCGGGAACAAGGTGGAATAGATGGTTGGATTCGTTGGAAAGAAATGTGCACGTCAAGGCAACGACGAGCTTGGATGACTTGTATGTTAGTACGGTGGGGCTCCTTGCTTGGAGGGCTCAATAA
- the pho-5_2 gene encoding Repressible high-affinity phosphate permease gives MPTDLTPSRRKNRGFLGSDSSALSAQDSQDRHQLRYELDLNAWNLRIWGVAASGFLTDSYNLFSTNVILASVAFVYYPDGGQWPSLLINLFTLLGSVIGQLLFGFLADYFGRTRLYGIELVLVIVSTIGVATSSRGVGDLSFLGLFIWWRFVMGIGIGAEYPLSAVITSEWSSTQSRATMLSSVFLMQPVGQALAQLVGLWVLLGFNSSNNLQALQCGLNTANAEECRRAVDGIWRIVIGSGAIPALLAIIFRFFLFDCGLYSLEVRNKPAVAIMNTQRVYGAPAGGALGSSFQMQNQNGVQPQLSPRPMPIQFSKEDLYNYFIRDKNWYYLLGTSMTWFVLDVSFYGLSLDNRRTLSDMWATRAPVPIDENLECWNSSIPGGNSTVPQWKKTGIPVWQTDVLHPCATIYDVLIEQTKQYLLTVSLASIAGSVCFIYFANRLPRRHWLTASFLILAIFLMITGGVYYGVHRSAAAPATVVFVAINHFVFNFGANTLTFIIPAEIFPTCYRCTCHGISAASGKLGSIVAVLVVYGINSTYKSETRQGLIFLLFGSVAAIGAVFSWLYLPDSQRVIEDEGKRFLVTKDLEELGEGRERARQNGESVAIREKWENLKRRRPLHPRNESPAS, from the exons ATGCCGACAGACTTGACGCCGTCTCGGCGCAAAAACCGAGGTTTTCTTGGGTCCGACAGCTCTGCACTATCCGCACAGGATTCGCAG GATCGCCACCAACTTCGATATGAGTTGGACCTCAACGCATGGAACCTACGCATTTGGGGTGTTGCGGCTTCCGGCTTTCTTACCGACTC ATACAACTTATTTTCCACAAACGTTATCCTTGCCTCCGTTGCTTTCGTATATTATCCAGATGGCGGACAATGGCCCAGTCTTCTCATCAATCTCTTCACCTTGCTAGGGTCAGTCATTGGACAGCTTCTTTTCGGATTCCTCGCAGATTACTTTGGTCGTACTCGCCTGTACGGGATCGAATTGGTTTTGGTTATTGTGTCAACCATTGGAGTTGCCACAAGCAGCCGTGGGGTTGGCGACTTGTCATTTTTGGGACTCTTTATTTGGTGGCGATTTGTCATGGGAATTG GAATCGGCGCCGAGTACCCATTGAGTGCTGTGATTACATCCGAGTGGTCAAGTACGCAATCCAGAGCCACTATGCTCTCCAGTGTATTTCTCATGCAACCTGTTGGACAAGCTTTAGCTCAACTGGTAGGACTCTGGGTGTTGCTTGGTTTTAACAGCTCCAACAACCTTCAGGCTTTGCAGTGTGGCCTTAACACGGCGAATGCAGAAGAGTGTCGGAgggccgtcgacggcattTGGCGCATTGTCATCGGTTCGGGGGCTATTCCTGCCCTTCTTGCCATCATTTTCCGATTCTTCCTCTTTGACTGTGGCCTATACAGTCTCGAGGTCCGCAACAAACCCGCCGTGGCTATCATGAACACCCAGAGAGTATATGGTGCGCCTGCGGGCGGCGCCCTCGGAAGCTCCTTTCAGATGCAAAATCAAAACGGCGTACAACCGCAACTATCCCCTAGACCGATGCCGATTCAATTCTCCAAGGAAGATCTGTACAACTACTTCATCAGGGATAAAAACTGGTACTATTTGCTAGGAACATCTATGACATGGTTTGTTCTTGATGTCAGTTTCTACGGCCTATCTCTGGACAACAGGAGAACCTTGTCAGATATGTGGGCAACCAGAGCCCCTGTGCCCATTGACGAGAATCTTGAGTGCTGGAATTCGTCGATCCCTGGGGGCAATTCAACTGTTCCGCAGTGGAAGAAGACAGGAATTCCTGTATGGCAAACTGACGTCTTGCACCCATGTGCTACAATTTATGACGTTCTAATTGAGCAGACAAAGCAATATCTTCTGACGGTCTCGCTTGCCTCCATCGCCGGAAGCGTTTGTTTCATTTACTTTGCAAACCGATTGCCTCGTCGGCACTGGCTCACTGCCTCTTTTCTTATACTGGCGATATTCCTGATGATTACTGGTGGCGTGTACTATGGCGTCCACCGCTCAGCCGCTGCACCTGCTACAGTTGTTTTTGTCGCCATTAACCATTTCGTATTTAATTTCG GCGCAAACACATTGACCTTTATTATTCCGGCTGAAATCTTTCCAACGTGCTACCGTTGCACATGCCACGGTATCTCCGCGGCTtctggcaaacttggcagCATTGTAGCTGTTCTCGTAGTGTACGGCATCAACTCTACCTACAAGAGCGAAACAAGACAAGGCCTCATTTTCCTCCTTTTCGGCTCAGTAGCAGCCATTGGCGCCGTATTTTCGTGGCTATATCTTCCTGATTCGCAGCGCGTGATAGAAGATGAAGGGAAGAGGTTCTTAGTGACGAAGGACCTGGAAGAATTGGGAGAAGGGCGTGAGAGGGCGCGGCAGAATGGCGAGTCGGTTGCGATTCGGGAGAAGTGGGAGAATTTGAAACGAAGACGGCCGTTGCATCCACGCAATGAGTCACCGGCATCATAA